A portion of the Tiliqua scincoides isolate rTilSci1 chromosome 3, rTilSci1.hap2, whole genome shotgun sequence genome contains these proteins:
- the LOC136643914 gene encoding olfactory receptor 51G1-like — translation MPAALLENATFSPSTFLLSGFPGLERAHRWIALPFCFVYVTVLLGNCTVLHVIRTDASLHVPMYYFLAMLAFTDLGLSLTTLPTVLGIFWFDSREIPFGACFAQLFFIHSLSLVESSVLLSMALDRLLAICDPLRYGCILTTRRIVQMGLAFALRSFALIFPLPLLLRRFRYCRTNVLSHAYCLHLEIMKLACSDIIVNHIYGLTVVAFTVGLDSLLILLSYVFILRTVLRIASKEERLKAFHTCVSHIWAVLLFYVPMIGLSLIHRFGEQVPHVVHLLMSYVYLLAPPLMNPLVYSIKTKQIRQRILKKLCSVTTPQP, via the coding sequence ATGCCCGCAGCCCTTCTGGAAAACGCCACCTTCAGCCCCAGCACCTTCCTCCTGTCGGGCTTCCCGGGGCTGGAGCGGGCCCACCGCTGGATTGCCCTCCCCTTCTGCTTTGTCTATGTGACTGTGCTCCTGGGGAACTGCACCGTCCTCCACGTCATCAGGACAGACGCCAGCCTGCACGTGCCCATGTACTACTTCCTCGCCATGCTGGCCTTCACTGACCTGGGCTTGAGCCTCACCACCCTGCCCACTGTGCTGGGCATATTCTGGTTTGACTCTCGAGAGATCCCCTTCGGCGCCTGCTTTGCCCAGCTCTTCTTCATCCACTCGCTCTCTCTTGTTGAGTCCTCTGTGCTCCTGTCCATGGCCCTCGACCGCCTTTTGGCCATCTGTGACCCCCTGAGATATGGCTGCATCCTGACCACTCGCAGGATTGTTCAGATGGGGCTGGCCTTTGCGCTTCGGAGCTTTGCTCTGATCTTCCCGCTGCCCTTGCTCCTCCGCCGTTTCCGTTACTGCAGGACCAACGTCCTCTCGCACGCCTACTGCCTGCACCTGGAGATCATGAAGCTGGCCTGCTCAGACATCATCGTCAACCACATTTACGGGCTGACAGTCGTGGCCTTCACGGTGGGGCTGGACTCCCTCCTGATCCTCCTCTCTTATGTCTTCATCCTGAGGACAGTGCTGCGCATCGCTTCCAAGGAGGAGCGCCTCAAGGCCTTCCACACCTGCGTCTCACACATCTGGGCTGTCCTCTTGTTCTATGTGCCCATGATTGGCCTGTCCCTGATCCACCGCTTTGGGGAACAGGTTCCTCACGTGGTCCACCTTCTCATGTCCTACGTCTACCTGCTGGCCCCACCTCTGATGAACCCTCTTGTGTACAGTATCAAGACCAAGCAGATCCGCCAGCGCATCCTCAAGAAACTCTGCTCTGTCACGACCCCCCAGCCATAA